The stretch of DNA attgctATTTTGTCTCACCTACTGAATTTTTGTAAAGGATAAGACTGAATTAGGTTTTGttcatataaattaaatgaTCTAGAGATCACTCAAATTTGTTACTGCAGCCTTggcatatatatgtatttccGCTAAAAAATCCATAAATAAGTATTTTCAAAGAGAGAACATGTCGTTCGTTAAAGAAGGCACGTAAGTTCTtatgcaaataaaacaaaattcagtgACTATGTTATTGGATAATGAATATATAGTTTCTTTATTCAATGCGTTATTTGCATCTAAAGTCATAAACTGGAAACAGTAAAAATTGCACGTGGTATGGGTGGAGAGAGATCACTGCTGTATTCACAAAAATTTGGTTCATTCTCTCATTCGGCAGATCAATATATTGATAAGCAACATACGGATCGACGATCTATTTCCTTAAGTATTGCATCGTACCAGAAACACCAATAACTATAAACCTCCTCGTATATCTACCTGAATAGTATGTTCTATTGTTAAAATTTTCcgaattaaaaatttattgctAAAATTCCCCAAAATCATAGTTTCTCCATGGATTTGGATTTATACGGTTAACTGTTTGCTTCACCGGCTAACAAAAACACTAAACCAGATTAAACctaatataaaccaaaaagaaagaatcgaaTCGCCTCGCACTCTTTTTATAGATGTGGTTCTCTGGAACAGTTAATACTCCTTGACCATcgttcaataaaaaaaaaaaaaattcatgatatGAAGCCTATTTATGCTCTAGTTTGGATGTAACTTATTCCAACTGGTTTGCTTAGATTAATGAGCTTGTTACTCTATTGTGGTTCGTTACCACCTTTTGTAATGTATTTATTAGCTTATAAACTGGGcctttttgaaaagaaaaaaactatgaaaaatattatCCAAACGTTCATATGACATatcacatgcatatatatatttttgaaaaacattatacgaaaacaaacaaaacacatacaGATACATAAATACATTTAGACCATCACATACGTCGAACACAGAGATCATTTATTTATTGCAGTTtcaaagagagaaattaaactGTGCATGCTTCAAGTTCAATCCCACGATACATGTACGAACAGGACTATAGTCACACCAGGAGTATTCTCTCCTCTATTCTTCGGACAAGAGATGTTCGTCGATCTCTTTGGAGACTTCAACACAGAACTGGAGGAGAGTTTCGGGATGAGCAACCTCCTCGCTTATTTTCTCGAACTCAAGGTGCCAGTGCACAATACTCCCTGGCCCTCCCTGCTTCGGGGTCACTTGGATCGTAAGCAAGAAGCTTTTgtactctttcatcaaatcacCTTCTATAACCCTGAACGTGATCAGATTTTTCTCCGGCTCCACCGCCTCGATTCTCTCTTTCGCCACCTTGGCCTCCCCATCTACACcgattatttaatataaattatttagaaggACGACTTTGAGTATATTATTTGAATGTTAGTACAACACAACTTATTATAAGCACATAGCTACACTAAAATTTGTTGTAATAACTCCATATTTTGTTGCAAATTTGAAAATGCAACATAATTATGAGAAACATTTTCTATTGTGGTTATATGAACGTTGCAAATTGGTATTTGTTGCACATATATTGCAAAATTTGCAATAAATAGACTCATTGCTATGTTATCGTATTAATGCaacattatttttgtagtaAATTTGTCGTATAATTGTAATGTATGTTTGCAACTTCCATTTGTTACAAATTATTGccacataaaaaatatagcaaatattATAACAAATTTGCAACGAAGTAATATATTGCTATATCTGTTGTATTAATGCAACAATATTTATGCAGCAAATTAGTGGTATAATCACGACGGTCtaatgtaattatatattgtcGTAAATAAATGCTacgtaaaatataaataaaaaatattgtaaatttgtagtaattttatttttaaatatacgCTCGTCGCATATATTTTTTGACGATGCTCACAACTAAAAATGTTGCAAAAATATTGCcactgcaattttttttttgttgcattatTACAATGATACATAGTCATAAATGTTTGCAACATTAATATGAATcacaatatttttctatatttttgttgggcacatgatttgttaaattataaagcacatgatttgttaaattataattttttatttaaaactttcttttattaaatgtaTATTATGATCGGaaaaaacaatgaaagaaataaagaattttattaaataataaaatattaaaataattcaaaatgcaaaaattaaaaataatagaacAAACTTGCTGTTTCCCCTAggtattaaaaataatagaacAAACTGGCTGTTTCCCCTAGGTATTAACCCCTGAACTTTGTATTGATCATCAAGGATCCAATATGGCTGTTGACCCCTTTCTTTAACTCGGCTAATCATATCAATTAGCTTAGTTGCAGCACATTTGTGAAACATTGTAAGCACCTCATGTTCAATGATGGGATTCCAATTGAATTTTctctgaaaaaaatataaaaatatatattatatgaaagtaGAGTTTTATAACGATTTCTagaaaggaaaattaaaaaaaattaaaaaaattaccctAAATGTGTTAAACCATCGCTCCTTAACAGCTATTGGTATTGTTGAGTAGTTTCGATATGGACCaggaaaatcagatcaaattatttttcttatcacGCTTAAACctacaaatgaaacaaaattagttacagAAATGatagtaaccaaaaaaattcaaagaaattgttattttttcttaccACAAGGCTCCATTCACTCTGGATGGATTAAGAACACCTAAAACAAGAGCACCTCCTTGAACTTGAGCTTCATTTTCCATAGGattcatctaaatatatattagaaataataaattaattaatactaaaagaaaacttacacttgcagaacaaaaatacaaagttaaacaaaccaaaagctAATTacgtaaaaacaaaacatagaacTATcactgaaataaaaaaaaaaaatcgtgggggaaaataaaaacataatcaaactAGTTTCTTCCACACATGCAACAAAACATCTATCAATGGAGAATATAATAGTTAATCAGATATTATACTACTTCACACAAAAGCTAATAATAGATCAATGGAGAAGTGTGTttactttggagaagaaacaaTGATTGCTAATGTGTTGTGTTTTGGTAAACTACGTCGTTAATTTTATATAAGcagagaataaaataaaatctttgatactGAATAATACTGGATTTATCCAAATCTTTcaagtattattgaaaatataagagGTGACAAGCGGGAAGAGGCTGAAAATACTTGTTTCATTGAACGTAAAATATGGGAGTTAGGTAATCATCCAGATTTTTTAGATgtgttgaaaaatgaaaaaaaatggaagcGGCAAACGGTGGCGGGGAACAATGGAGGACAAATATTACTATGATATGGAGATCCTTGTTTTGATATTTCCCTAGATTTTAGTATTCTATCAAAACATACTACTCTATAAAATACTCCAACgatttctttggttttttctcatctatttttctaaatcaaaatgaagcaagaagaaaacatgaagaacacattaaaaaataaagaagaaggtgaataCTCAAGGGATGTTTACatgataaaatcatatgttgCCCACAAGTTGGATTTAAACAAATcacatgatgaacaagatgaagaagagtttgaTATCAACAAGGAAATTGGGAGAGCTTTGGTATTGGatatgttgatgatttatttaCCCATGAtctcaaaataaagaaaagataataGTTGTACGTACCTCCACTACATCTTTAATAGAGTTTGATAAGAAAAACTTATCTTTGTGAAAATATGAGAGAAGGAAGCCACGTTCCTAGTCCTATACTTAACAGATAATGATCAAACTCTTTTGTTATAtctgttttaatatattgttatttactTAGATAATGATGATCATGCTTAAagccacatatatatatatatatatatataaatatcctTGAAGTCTCCATTCGGATTACAAGCTTAAGTTaccataaatttatattataaatgagtaagtaatatacaaattatatataatccaactcaatcaaaaaacatatatcagacgttaataaatttacaaaatattatagatttcaactagtaattaaattaaaaatataatatatattaaggtaaatttattttaaaaaaaaatatgttgcaaAAAGGTATAAATTGTTGTAAATACAGTAACAAATGTGTCACATATTTTACCACATATTTTTACTCAAATTTTCTTGCAAAATAGCAACAACTCATAACCGTTGAATATTTCTTGCAAAATTTGCAAGATATTTTTGTATGTCGTAATAATGTTACTAATTTGTAACGAAAAAATGCAATGGACAATTTTGTCACTAAGTTgcaataaatttgtaataaaattgtTACGTGCATTCATCATTACAAAAATGTAgcaaaaaaatgttacaaaatcttAACGAATTCGATCATTGCAAAAATATCGTGGCAATAGCACTATTTTCTTGTAGCGATATCATAAAGCTaagcatatattatatagtgggcatatataaaagaaaatattaaggGATAGATTCCTCTAAACGCTTTTTTTTTCCGGGTATTATGTAATATAGGTTGCACTTGACTTGTCTATGAAGATTAGTTTTTTTNttttttttttttttccgttttaaATCCCAGAGGTATTAAAATAGAAAGGAAGTGATAACAGTTTAGCGAGAGTCTAATAAGACAACCCAATTGGTTCCACTTTAGAATCCACTGATATAAAAGTGTGTATAAGGTTAACTTGCCATGTACGTAGTTCCAGTAGACAATAGAGCCGACTTTTCCCCAGTCACCTTCATGCAGATCACAGCCTTGAATGTTGCCTGGAGATGCTTTGGAGACATGGTGTGGTCTTCCTGCGAACATGTGATGGAACTGTCCAGCCGAAGCTTTGATCTCCACTTTTGTCTCAAGCGTCCCAACCAAACTAGAAGCTTCGGGTTTAGTCACCTCAGCCATTCTTTACCTTCGATCGATCTGCTTATCTTTTGGGggaaaaaagagttttgagagagGAGTGAGTCGTCTATTGAGTTCCTCAGCCTCTATTTGTAGTGGAATGGTAGAGAAACTGATGAAGAAATGGAGAATTTTATTCATTAGAATAATTTCTTGATTACTTGTGTTTCATGTGATCCCGATCCCATCATTATGAGTCAGCGGTATAATTGTTTGAATTGTTCATAAAATTATCAACTCATCAATCATACCTTTCACACGCTGCTTTCGGTTTCGCAGTTGCTGCTAAGTCTCTgctaatatattatatgttttgttatttacagCAGGTAGTTGCTGACGACGTTATATTCTTAAACATTAATGATTAACGTTACCATTTCATTTTTCAACGTTAAATGCAATTTTATGAAACGATTGgaacaaaaaagacaaaaaaataaagacattaGAATGTATCTGACATATACAGAatgcatttattatttatatttttttattattattaaaatttttaatcgTCGTTTTTAGCATCTATTATATTACTTAACTGATATTTGAATTACAAAAGTCTGTATGTAGAAACTCTGTGATTAAGCTTGGAACATAAAAGTGAAATATGAATTAGAATTGTTGTGTGGCATTGGGAGCTTCAGCAAGCTTATCTGtaggtttgttttgttgtcttccTATCCAGCGGAACTGCTCTTCATCCAATTATACTCCCCAATATTTAAGACTTCTCCTGTGATGACTTTTGTGTAACTCTTGACAGTCACCCTCAAAAATTATTCTTCGATATCTTTGCTCCAACTATGTTGCATTGCTTGAATTAGTCTTTGATATTCACTTTCAAGAGCAGTTTGTACTCTAAATCATTGGCTTGGTTGGCGCCCATGTAAAAAACCTTTGTCATCTCTGTCTAACTAACCTGCTTGATGTTCTATATCTCCATTGATAAATGAAGCATCATAATTACACCCGATCCAATTCGCTTCCGGTCTTGTCCATTTCTCAGCTTGcaaaattttaatcattatatttCATCTAATGcccttaaaaaatatatatatattgacacaaaatattaaataaacatgcgattttatctaaatatatatattataaataaataatgaataaacaaacaaataaaatctaattttataattattttaagtaAGTTAAgaactttataattatttagccatttttatttttaccttcttttacataattacaatatattattatttttttttttttaaatttagtctTCATCCtactttgatttttgttttttcttccagAGTCTACTTTGATTATTATATGTTACAATATAATAATCACATTATTGGGTTGGTACGATGATATTAATAGTCTTCTATCCGCATTATTAAGTTGACAAAATCTTTAGTTGATCCATTATTTTGTAATGACTTTGATTCCTTacatctttctttatttctccATTATATCTCCATTTATACCATGTGATACAGAAGGGTTCTTCGATAAATTAAGGCAGAAAGACAAAAATTAATACcctttttagaaagaaaaaaaaaagataaggatTATTATGCAATTATATATCATATCAGATGCTTCACAGTTTTATAATACAGTTCTGAAATCAATGGCAAAAGTGAATGAATGGCTAGCTAAGTACATCGTTACTCCCGGAGAGGCTATCTACGCACGGTTCATCATTGATACAACATCCACGTTGGACATCAGCGGACAATTCGTGTGTAAcgtaaaatgtaattttaatgCAGGTTTTAATCAACAATTATTACAAGTTAGAGGTGTTTGGATAATGAGAAACCATGAGGATGCTGCTCAAGTTTGGGGATCTTTACAGTTATATGgcgttttttctcttttgatagCGGAAATTAAAGCATTTTTAGCCGCCATACAACAAATTTGGGTACATGGGATATACCTTAATAATTTTTGAAGGTGATTGCGAAGTGctaatcaaaattattaattgagAGTATAAAAGGAGTGAGATAGAGAATTTGGTGCATGACATCCATTTTTTCTCAAGTTCGTTTCATTATGTAAATCGTTCTTGTAACTATGTTGCGGATTATCTCGCCAAAGATAATCtcatatttagaaatttttacaTAAACTCTGTAAATTCACCGTCAAGGCTCTCACAATTTTTATGTCAAGGTTCTCACAACTTTTGTGTATTGATCTTtgcaattaataaaatatttgttttgaaaaaaaaaaaacaaataatacacTTTTTTTGTACACCATAatacacttttattttcttcaaataatACACCTGTTATACACATATTTAGAGTAGATCGCTTTCATTACATGACTGATACATATATGTAGCACAGCTCATTATTTATTGCATACAAACACACACCGAAGTATACTATATCTTACCCAAACTCGGTCACGGCTCATGGTTTACTGCAGTTTTACGTACAGGCTAGCTTTAAACAGACATGCTTAAGACGTACACACTTACAAAGCCACACAAAAGGAGCAATCCCCATTATTCGGTCGAGAGATATTCATCGATCCCTTTGGACATATCGACACAGAATTGGAGAAGAGTCTCAGGGTGAGCAACCTCCTCGCTAATTTTCTCATACTCAAGGTGCCAGTGTACTATACTTCCAGGCCCTCCATGTTTAGGAGTCCCCTGGATGGTTATCACAAAGCTTTTGTACTCTTTCATCAGATCACCTTCTAAGACCCTGAACGTGATAAGGTTCTTCTCCGGCTCCAACGCCTCGATCCTCTCCTTCGCCACCTTTGCAACCCCATCTACATCAATTTGTTAACACTTTATTTATATTGGGTTGAATTTTGAGTTtgataatcaaaacaaatatcagTTATAAACATATTATGTGTATGCAAATAATGATATTACAGTCATGGATCTATATCAAGTGATGATAGTGGTTTAGTGACTGTCCAAGATCAACTAGCTAGATATGTTGAAATTTTTACGctacataattaattagaagGATGCATACCTCGTGTATGTTAGTCTTAATTAATTCCGatttaaaaaatgtgtataAAGTTGACTTACCATGAACGTAGTTCCAGATGACGACAGTGCCAACTTTGCCCCATTCGCCTTCATGCAGTTCACAGTTTTGAATGTGCCCCGGAGATGCTGTGGAGACATGGTGTGGTTTGTCGGCGAACATGTGATGGAACTTTCCAGCCGAAGCTTTGATCTCCACGTCTGTCTCAAGCTTCCCCACCAAACTAGAAACCTCGGTTTTCGTCACGGCAGCCATTCTTTGTACCTTCGATTTGCTTATCTTGATATCTGGGAATAGGTTTTGAGAGAGGAGTGAGTTCTTTAGCATCTATTTGTAGATGAATGATTTGAGAAACTGTTGAAGAAagttaaaagtttaatttattcattaaacTATTCTATGATTATTACATTTCTTGTCGGTCACGAGTCCATTAGTATGACTCAGCTATAAGAttacatttgcattttttttttcttttctttttgaaacaaTTACTTGCGTTGTTCATGAAACGATCTATTCATACATGAATCACGACGCTACTTTCGGTTAGTTgttaatgtatattttaaacatttgtgTCAGAATTTCATCACTAAATCTGACTTTTACGAAACGATTAGAAAGAAAATGACACTAATGAATTTGTAGTGGTCCatgctaaattaaaaaaaaaaaaaacactacgtTCAATCCTACTTGTTCCGGCTTTTCAGTAATCAGTATAAGTGTATAACCAAACCGAGAGTTTtacacatatatttttctacta from Camelina sativa cultivar DH55 chromosome 9, Cs, whole genome shotgun sequence encodes:
- the LOC104712644 gene encoding MLP-like protein 28 isoform X1; protein product: MAEVTKPEASSLVGTLETKVEIKASAGQFHHMFAGRPHHVSKASPGNIQGCDLHEGDWGKVGSIVYWNYVHDGEAKVAKERIEAVEPEKNLITFRVIEGDLMKEYKSFLLTIQVTPKQGGPGSIVHWHLEFEKISEEVAHPETLLQFCVEVSKEIDEHLLSEE
- the LOC104712644 gene encoding MLP-like protein 28 isoform X2, producing MAEVTKPEASSLVGTLETKVEIKASAGQFHHMFAGRPHHVSKASPGNIQGCDLHEDGEAKVAKERIEAVEPEKNLITFRVIEGDLMKEYKSFLLTIQVTPKQGGPGSIVHWHLEFEKISEEVAHPETLLQFCVEVSKEIDEHLLSEE
- the LOC104712645 gene encoding MLP-like protein 31; the encoded protein is MAAVTKTEVSSLVGKLETDVEIKASAGKFHHMFADKPHHVSTASPGHIQNCELHEGEWGKVGTVVIWNYVHDGVAKVAKERIEALEPEKNLITFRVLEGDLMKEYKSFVITIQGTPKHGGPGSIVHWHLEYEKISEEVAHPETLLQFCVDMSKGIDEYLSTE